The Corynebacterium sphenisci DSM 44792 genome includes the window CCAGCGCACCGGCTGCTCCGCCCGGGTGATCTCGATCCGGGAGCCCGGCGGGCACATCAGGGAGCGGAACCCGTCCAGCATCGCCTGCGCCGGCCCGCCCGTGGCGGAGGTCTCCACCGCCACCGTGGACGCCGGGGAGACCACCAGCGGCCGGTCGAAGAGGGCGTGCGCGTTGTTCGGCACCACCAGCATCGCGTCCAGCTCCGGCCACAGCACCGGCCCGCCCGCGGAGAAGGCGTAGGCGGTGGAGCCGGTGGGGGTGGACACCAGCACCCCGTCGCAGCCGTAGGAGGACACCGGGCGCCGGTCCACCTCCAGCACCACGTCGAGCACCCCGCGGCGGTTCATGTTCTCCAGGGCCAGCTCGTTGAGCGCCCAGCCGCTGCCGGTGACGTAGCCGTTGCCGTCGCGCACCGTCACCGCGATGGTCATCCGGTCCTCCACCCGCCAGGTGCGGTCGATGACGTGCCGGATCGCCTCGGTCATCGACTCCTGCTCCCATTCCGCGAGGAAGCCGACATGGCCCATGTTGATGCCCAGCACCGGCAGATCATTGGAGTACGCGAGATCCGCGGCGCGCAGGAAGGTGCCGTCGCCGCCGAGCACGAGCACCAGCTCGCAGTCCGCGGCGGCCTCCGGGGAGTGCCCGTAGCGGGGGTAGCCGCCGAGCACGGGGTGCCGGATGAGCGCCTCCGGGGAGTCCCCGGAGAGCATCCGCACGTCGATGCCGGCATCCTCCAGCAGGCGGGCGGCCTCCGCGGCCGCCTCCAGGTTCGAGCTCCTGCCGGTGTGGGGCACGAGCAGCACGCGCCTCGTCATCGCCGCTCCTTGAGATCGGGTGGTGGTCAGGGTCCATGGGCGGGCGGGAGCCGCGACTCCCCCGCCGTCCGACCCTACTCGGGCCCGGCGGCCACCGCGTCCCGGATCCGCGCGGCCACCGCATCGGGACCCGGATCGGCGGCGCCGCCGTCCTTGACCAGCCACAGGAAGTACTCCACGTTCCCGGAGGGCCCGGGCAGGGGGGAGGCCACCGCATCCCGGAAGGACAGGCCCAGTTCGCGGGCGTGCCCGGCCACCCCGATCGCGGCCTCGGCGCGCAGTTGCGCCGAGCGCACCACCCCGCCGCGGCCGAGCCGCTCCCGGCCCACCTCGAACTGGGGCTTGACCATGGGCAGCAGGTCGGCGCCGTCGACCAGGCAGCCGGCGATCGCGGGCAGCACCAGGCGCAGCGAGATGAAGGACAGGTCCCCCACCATCGCGTCCGCGGGTCCGCCGATGGCCTCCGGGGTGAGGGTGCGCACGTTGGTGCGGTCGAGCACCCGCACCCGGGGGTCATCGCGCAGCCGCCAGATGAGCTGGCCGTAGCCGACGTCGGCGGCGATCACCTCCGCGGCGCCGCGGCGCAGGCACACGTCGGTGAAGCCGCCGGTGGACGCCCCGC containing:
- a CDS encoding TlyA family RNA methyltransferase, producing MAKPRGTRRRLDAELVRRKIARSREHAAGLIRAGRVEVGGIRATKPATGVGPEASIRVSDAGAEEDWASRGAHKLLGALAAFEPAGLSLRDRRVLDCGASTGGFTDVCLRRGAAEVIAADVGYGQLIWRLRDDPRVRVLDRTNVRTLTPEAIGGPADAMVGDLSFISLRLVLPAIAGCLVDGADLLPMVKPQFEVGRERLGRGGVVRSAQLRAEAAIGVAGHARELGLSFRDAVASPLPGPSGNVEYFLWLVKDGGAADPGPDAVAARIRDAVAAGPE
- a CDS encoding NAD kinase translates to MTRRVLLVPHTGRSSNLEAAAEAARLLEDAGIDVRMLSGDSPEALIRHPVLGGYPRYGHSPEAAADCELVLVLGGDGTFLRAADLAYSNDLPVLGINMGHVGFLAEWEQESMTEAIRHVIDRTWRVEDRMTIAVTVRDGNGYVTGSGWALNELALENMNRRGVLDVVLEVDRRPVSSYGCDGVLVSTPTGSTAYAFSAGGPVLWPELDAMLVVPNNAHALFDRPLVVSPASTVAVETSATGGPAQAMLDGFRSLMCPPGSRIEITRAEQPVRWVRLDAAPFADRLVHKFRLPVTGWRGPRG